One genomic segment of Paraburkholderia caffeinilytica includes these proteins:
- a CDS encoding oleate hydratase: protein MNNSAYPGVPPVTDQARGEALASGHFYLVGGGIASLAAAAFLIRDANMPGCRITILEALDKPGGSLDGAGTPQEGYVVRGGRMLESKYLCTYDLFDSIPALDGRSSVTKEIFEWNETIRTSSKARLVRNGRREDTPPYGLADTHLLTLGRLSLEPEALLGDSRISDHFEPDFFETNFWIMWCTTFAFQPWHCAAEFRRYLLRFAHMTPGFNQLHGIMRTVYNQYDSMVRPLRKWLDEHGVRFRTGTRVVDLRFDESGALNRVAGIVCEHENRRIEITVSEPDKVIVTLGSMTAGSSLGGTNRPAVLNHDDSSGAWALWKTIAAGRTEFGHPSVFADHVDESTWLSFTATLHDPTLFSQIRDLTGNVPGEGGLITFPQSNWLASIVLPHQPHFIGQPKDVEVFWGYGLFVDRPGNFVGKPMAECTGREIMTELLGHLHVQAEASRILDDAICIPCLMPFITSQFLRRRHGDRPHVIPEGWANLAFVGQFCELPNDVVFTVEYSVRSAQTAVYTLLGLNRSAPAVYKGQHDPRVVYGAASALRSH, encoded by the coding sequence ATGAACAATTCCGCATACCCTGGCGTGCCTCCGGTCACGGATCAGGCGCGTGGCGAGGCGCTCGCATCCGGCCATTTCTATCTCGTCGGCGGCGGCATAGCGTCGCTGGCGGCCGCCGCGTTTCTGATTCGCGACGCCAATATGCCCGGCTGCCGCATCACGATTCTCGAAGCACTCGACAAACCGGGCGGCAGCCTCGACGGCGCCGGTACGCCGCAGGAAGGCTATGTCGTGCGCGGCGGCCGCATGCTAGAGAGCAAGTATCTGTGCACTTACGATCTGTTCGACTCGATTCCTGCGCTCGACGGCCGCAGCAGCGTCACAAAAGAGATTTTCGAGTGGAACGAGACGATCCGCACCTCGTCCAAAGCGCGGCTCGTGCGCAATGGCCGCCGTGAAGACACGCCGCCTTACGGGCTCGCCGACACGCACCTGCTCACGCTCGGCCGTCTTTCTCTGGAACCGGAAGCGCTGCTCGGCGACAGCCGGATTTCCGACCATTTCGAGCCGGACTTCTTCGAGACCAACTTCTGGATCATGTGGTGCACGACGTTCGCTTTCCAGCCCTGGCATTGCGCGGCCGAATTCAGGCGCTATCTGCTGCGTTTCGCGCATATGACGCCGGGTTTCAACCAGTTGCATGGCATCATGCGCACGGTCTACAACCAGTACGATTCGATGGTGCGGCCGCTGCGCAAATGGCTCGACGAACACGGTGTGAGATTTCGCACCGGCACGCGGGTCGTCGATCTGCGCTTTGACGAAAGCGGCGCATTGAACCGGGTTGCGGGCATTGTCTGCGAACACGAAAACCGTCGCATCGAGATTACCGTCAGTGAACCGGACAAGGTTATCGTCACGCTCGGCTCGATGACGGCAGGCTCGAGCCTCGGCGGCACGAATCGCCCTGCCGTGCTCAATCACGACGACAGCAGCGGCGCGTGGGCACTCTGGAAAACCATCGCGGCAGGCCGAACCGAATTCGGACATCCCTCCGTTTTTGCCGATCATGTCGACGAATCCACATGGCTCTCTTTTACCGCGACGCTGCATGATCCGACGCTGTTCAGCCAGATCCGCGATCTGACCGGCAACGTGCCCGGCGAAGGCGGCCTGATCACCTTCCCGCAATCGAACTGGCTTGCCTCGATCGTGTTGCCGCACCAGCCGCATTTCATCGGCCAGCCGAAGGACGTCGAGGTGTTCTGGGGCTATGGCCTCTTCGTCGACCGGCCGGGCAATTTCGTCGGCAAGCCGATGGCGGAATGTACGGGCCGCGAAATCATGACGGAGCTTCTCGGTCATCTGCACGTTCAGGCTGAAGCATCGCGTATTCTCGACGACGCGATTTGCATTCCGTGCCTGATGCCCTTCATCACCAGCCAGTTCCTGCGGCGCAGGCACGGCGACCGGCCGCACGTCATACCGGAAGGCTGGGCAAACCTCGCGTTCGTCGGACAGTTTTGCGAGTTGCCGAACGACGTGGTGTTCACCGTCGAATATTCGGTTCGCTCCGCGCAGACCGCTGTGTACACGCTGCTCGGTCTGAACCGCTCCGCGCCGGCGGTGTACAAAGGTCAGCACGATCCGCGCGTGGTGTACGGCGCGGCTTCTGCGTTGCGCAGCCACTAA